DNA from Sphingomonas psychrotolerans:
GGATGCGGTCGCTGCCCGCCTGCACGGGCAAGTGCAGATAGGGCATCAATTTCTCGACCTCTGCATGCGCGCGGATCAGGCCTTCGCGCATGTCGTTGGGGTGGCTGGTGGTGTAGCGGATGCGGTGGAGCCCCTCGACCCGGTCGAGCGCGCGGATCAGGCCGTGGAGGCCGCGGCCCTCGGCATCGTCCCACGCATTGACGTTCTGGCCGAGCAAGGTGATCTCGCGCGCGCCGGCATCGACCAAAGCCTTTGCCTCGTCGACGATCGCGTCGAACGGACGGCTGATCTCGGCGCCGCGGGTATAGGGCACGACGCAATAAGTGCAGAATTTGTCGCAGCCTTCCTGCACGGTGAGGAAGGCGGAGGGGCTGACCTTGCGTCGCGCCGGCAGTACGCCGAACTTGGCGGTGGCGGGCATGTCGGTGTCGACCGCGGCGGCGCCGGCGGCGGCCTGCGCAACGAGTCCGGGGAGGTTGTGATAGGCCTGCGGGCCGACCACGACGTCGACTTTGGCGCGCGCGACGATCTCGGCGCCTTCGGCCTGCGCGACGCAGCCGGCGACGGCGATTATCGGTGCCGGTCGATCGGCTTCGCGCGCGACTTTGCGCAGGCGGCCGATGTCCGAATAGACCTTCTCGGTCGCCCGCTCGCGGATATGGCAAGTGTTGAGCACGACGAGGTCGGCGGCATTGGCGTCGTCGGTGGCGGTCATGCCCTGCGCGGCCATCAGCTCGCCCATGCGCTCGCCGTCATAGACGTTCATCTGGCAGCCGAACGACTTGACGTGGAAGGTTTTGGGGGTCGGTTTCATTTGGAGCGGGCTATAGCTTCCGCCACGCAATCCGTCACCCCGGCCGAAGGGCCGGGGTGACGATCAAGAATTGGGCGAGGGTTTGTATCCGATCGCTTCCTCGGCAAACCGGAACGGGCGCAACGGGTGCCCCAGCGCCGCCACCAACGCCGCTTCGATCCGCCGCCGGCTTTCCGCGGCGATCGCCTTGCGGCCGGGGAAGTCGCCGGGGAAAAAGGGTTCGAGGAAGTGAACCCGGAGTTCGAAGCTGCCTTTGCGCGCGAGAATGCGGCGGGCGTTGTCGATTCCGCGCTCCTGGCCGATCCAGCCGATCTCTTCCCCGGCGTCGCCATAATCGAGCAGCACCGGCTGAACCATCACGCCGGGCGGCGGCGGCTCGAGCACGCGCAGCATCGGGGTCTTGAACGGCAGCAGCGACTTGCCGTCGGTGGTGGTGCCTTCGGGGAAGATCGTGATCGCCCAATTGTCGGCCAGCGCATCGCGCAACTGGTTGATCTGATCGGCGACGCCCAGCCGGTTCTCGCGCTTGACGTAGACGGTGCGGTTCATCCCCGCGAGCCAGCCGACCACCGGGGCGGTGCCGATCTCGGCCTTGGCGACGAACGCAGTGCCGCTCGCGCCGCCCAATGCGAGGATGTCGATCCAGCTGAGATGGTTGGAGACATAGAAGACGTCGCGGCGAAGCGGCGTACCGACCTTGACGACGCGTGCGCCGGCGATGCGCGCGGCGCGGCCGAGAAACCAGCGCGGCCAGGGCATGGGCAAACGCAGCAGCCGCCACAAATAGTACATCGGCACGTGGCTGAGCACCGCGAGCACCAGCAAAGCAACGCGGCTCCACATCCGCGCCTGTTCCGCGATCGTCAGTCTGGCGGCCACACCCGCGGCGGCCTCGGCGCGCCGCGCATCCACGATCAGATCTTCCGGTCGAGTGCCACGCCGTAGAGCTCCATGCGGTGATCGACGAGGCGGAAGCCCAGCCGCTCGGCGATCTGCTTCTGGAGCAGTTCGAGCTCAGGATCGACGAACTCGATCACCTTGCCCGATTCGACATCGATCAGATGGTCGTGATGCGCCTCGGGCGCAGGCTCGTAGCGCGCGCGGCCGTCGCCGAAATCGTGGCGATCGAGGATGCCGGCCTCTTCGAACAGCCGGACGGTGCGATAGACCGTGGCGATCGAAATGCCCGGATCGATCGCCGAGGCGCGCTCATAGACCTTTTCGACGTCGGGATGATCGTCGGCGTCGGATAAAACCCGCGCGATCACCTTGCGTTGCTCGGTGATGCGCAGTCCCTTGTCGTGACAGAGCTGCTCGAGATCGATTTTGCGCGGCATGGCGTCGATGTAACGGCAATGTGCGCGAGGGGGAAGAGGCAGCAGGACGCCGGCCGAAGCGATTGCTCCGGCCGGCGCGCCATCTCATGCCTTGCGGCGGGACTTCAGCGCTTGCGGCGCTGGGTGCCCAGACCGATCTTCTTGGCGAGCGTGCGGCGCTGCTCGGCATAGTTGGGAGCGACCATCGGATAGTCAGCGGGAAGATTCCACTTCGCGCGATACTGTTCCGGCGTCAGCTGATAGTGCGTCATCAAGTGACGCTTGAGCATCTTGAGCTTCTTGCCGTCTTCGAGGCAAACGATGAAGTCCGGCTTCACCGAAGAGCGAATCGAAACGGCGGGCTCCTGCTTTACTTCCGGTTCAACAACAGTACGGCCAAGGCCAGTCAAGGCGCCGTGTACATTCTGGATAAGCACCGGAAGATCGGAAACAGCAACGCTATTGTTGCTCACATGTGCCGCAACAATATCCGCGGTAAGCGTGATGAGTGTTTCCTGAATGTCAGCTGAACTGTCCATCTTATTTCCTTCGACCCATTTTGCGGTGACTATAGATGCCACCTGCGGCGGCCCTATCGGACCATATTAGACCGAAGGCAAGTCGTTAACCTTCAGTTACGAAAAAAATCAGCGAAGCTCGCGCGCATAGGTATGAGCGTCGAACGCCTGGCCCATCTTGCCTCTGTAATAGTTCTTGCGCTCGCCGACCTTCTCGAAACCTTCGCGACGGTATAGCCGGACGGCATCGTTTCCCGCGCGTACCTCGAGATGCAGTTGCGCGACTCCACGCGCCTGGGCTTCGGCGACTATCGCGCGGAGCAGCGCCCCGGCGACACCGCGGCGGCGCGCGGCGGGGCGAGTCGCCAGCAGCAGCAATTCGGCCTCGCCGGCGATCGCGCGGGCGAGCGCGAAGCCGACGTCCTGGCCATCGAAACTGGCGATCACCAGCCAGACTCCGGGGAGCGACAGCATGCCTAGGCACTGCGCGCTGGTCCATGCCTCGCCGAAGCGCGGGTCGAATGCCTCTTCCATGATGCGGCTGACTTCGATGAGGTCCTGCGCGCCGCCTTCGCGCAACTCGGTCAGGTTGAGCGTGCCGGTCATGCCAGGCCGCGCTCCGCCAGTGTCTTCGCGTCGGGCGCGCGGCCGTAGATCGGACGGGGAGGAAGGCTGGCGAGATCACTGGCGAGCAGCCGTGCGTCCTCCGCGCGAGGAAGCGCCTCGGTCAACGCACGGCCGGGATCGAGCGCGGCGAGATGACGGACTCCGCTGCCGATCGCGGGCCGCTGCCCCAGCGCGGCTAAAGCTGCCGCGGGAACCAGCGACTGCAACGGGCCTTCGGGCGTGAGCGGCGATGCCGTGAACGACTGCATGAAGACTTCACCGTGCCCGCCCTCGAGTATGGCGGCAAGTGCGGGACATTGCGGAGACTCCGCGAACCCGGTTGCGGCGAGCAAGGCGAGCGACGAATAGCCGTGAATCTCGGCCTGCCAGCCGATCGCGAGGCCAAGCGCCGCGGCGAGCCCGACGCGGACTCCGGTGAAGCTGCCGGGGCCGACATCGACGAGGATCCGCGGGGCGCGTCCCTGATCGGGCAAGGCCGCGATCATCGGGACGAGCCGCTCGGCATGGCCGCGCCCGACGACTTCGTGCGCGCTGGCGACAACTTCGCCGCCGCGCAGCAGGGCCACCGAACAGGCGGCGGTCGCGGTTTCGATGACGAGCGTCAGCAACGCGTCAGGCGATGCGATTGAACTGATCGAATTCGGGGCGGGGAAGCCGCCCGAAGATGGTGGAAGGGTCGCCATGGCCCAGCGTTGCAATGAAGTTCGACTTCAGATTGGGCTGGTCGCCGAAAAAGGCTTCGTCAACCTTGGCGTTGTCGAATCCCGACATGGGACCGGTATCGAAGCCCAAAGCACGCGCGGCGATCAGCAAATAGCCGCCCTGCAGCGTCGAATTGCGGAAGGCGTTGGCGTGGCGCATCGCGTCATCGGCGAACCAGTTCTTCGCATCGGAAACGTGCGGGAAGAGCCACGAAAGCTGTTCGTTGAATGCGAGATCCATCGCGATGATCACCGTCGCGGGCGCCTTGCGGATCTTGTCGGGATTGCTGGCGGTCGCGAGGTCGGCGAGCTTGTCCTTGCTCTCCTGACTCAGCAGCCAGACGAAGCGTGCCGACTGCTGATTGGCGGCGGTCGGCCCCATCTTGAGCAGATCGTAGATCCGCTGGATATCGGCCTGGGTGACCGGCTGGTCGGTATAGCCGTTATAAGTGCGTGCGGTACGGAAGATCGTATCCAGCCCCGCATCATCGAGGGGACGACCCATGGTTCAATCCTTTCGGTGGTGCGCGAAGCTAGATCGCGCGAACTTCGGTGACTTCGGGAACATAATATTTGAGCAATTGCTCGATGCCGTTCTTCAGCGTCGCCGTCGAGGACGGGCAGCCCGCGCAGGCGCCCTGCATCTGGAGATAGACCTTGCCGGCATCGAACCCGCGATAGACGATGTCGCCGCCGTCATTGGCGACCGCGGGGCGGATGCGGGTGTCGATCAGCTCGCGGATCTGCGCGACGATCTCGGCATCCTCGGGATTGTCGCCGAAATCGGCCGATTCGGGCGGGACCGAGAAACCCGCCGACCCGGCGTGGAACAACGGCATGTTGGCCGAGAAATGATCGAGCAGGATCGCCAGCACGTCGGGCTTGAGGTCGCGCCAGTCGACGCCGGGGCCGGCGGTGACCGAAATGAAGTCGCGCCCGAAGAAAACGCCGGTCACGTCGCCGAACGAAAACAGCGCGCTCGCGAGCGGCGACGCTTCGGCGTCCTCGGGCGTAGCGAAGTCGCGGGTGCCCGCGTCCATCACGGTGCGGCCGGGGAGGAATTTGAGCGTCGCCGGATTGGGCGTGGCTTCGGTCTCGATCAACATGGCTGGCATGTGGCGCCTGGCAGGCCCCGGATCAAGCGGGCGGCGGGAAACGAAAGGTTTCGCGGGAGAAAATCAGCTGCCCTGTTCGTCGTCTTGCTGCGTCGCGCTGCTCACGTTCGAATCATGGCCGCTTTTGTCGCTGAAGAAGGCGGCGGCGAACAGCCCGCATCCGAGCAGGGTCGACAGGAACACACCGCCGATCGCGGCGAGGATCGCCGAAGGATAGAGCGCGTCGTAGAGCGAGAGATACCAGAGCGCCCCGATGACCATCAGTACGCCGGCGAGTGCGATCCACACCAGCATCCGCCGAAACTCGCTCCAGGCCTGGGCATTATCGGTCAGCATGTCGAATTCCTGTGAGCACCAAGATGGTGGTGTAGCGCCTGCGGTTCAACGGTCGATTGGACGAATTGACCCACTCCTCCCATCGTCACCCCGGACCTGTTTCGGGGTCCGCCGCGCCGCAAGTGCCGGCAAAGAACTCTATCGCATCGCTCAGCCGCCTGGGGACCCCGAACAAGTCCGGGGTGACGAGAAAGACGGGAATAACCGCAGCCTTCCCGCAAAGCCGTACACCTGCGCGAAAGGTACCCGGTGGCAAGCGCGGGGTTTCGCCATTAGATGGGGATCCATGCTTCGTTTCCTGCGGTCGCCGCTCCTCGCCTCTTTCGCCCTCGTCACGCTCGCCCCGGCCCTGCCGGTGCACGCGCAGGTCGCCCCTCGGCCGGTCCAGACCGCCGAGGACCCCTGGCTCTACAAGGGCAGCGACCTCGTCCATGACGAAGAGTGGAAGTTCGGCCGGCTTTCGAACGGCGTGCGCTATGCCGTGCGCAAGAACGGCGTGCCCCCCGGCCAGGTCTCGGTACGCGTGCGGATCGATGCCGGCTCGCTCAACGAACAGGACAGCGAGCGCGGCTTCGCGCACCTTCTCGAGCATCTCTCGTTCCGCGGCTCGACTTTCGTTCCCGATGGGGAATCGAAGCGGATCTGGCAGCGGCTGGGCGTGACCTTCGGTTCGGATTCGAACGCGAGCACCACCTTCACCGAGACCGTCTACAAGCTCGATCTGCCGACCGCGACCGCCGCCGGGCTC
Protein-coding regions in this window:
- the tsaB gene encoding tRNA (adenosine(37)-N6)-threonylcarbamoyltransferase complex dimerization subunit type 1 TsaB, whose protein sequence is MLTLVIETATAACSVALLRGGEVVASAHEVVGRGHAERLVPMIAALPDQGRAPRILVDVGPGSFTGVRVGLAAALGLAIGWQAEIHGYSSLALLAATGFAESPQCPALAAILEGGHGEVFMQSFTASPLTPEGPLQSLVPAAALAALGQRPAIGSGVRHLAALDPGRALTEALPRAEDARLLASDLASLPPRPIYGRAPDAKTLAERGLA
- a CDS encoding malonic semialdehyde reductase, which gives rise to MGRPLDDAGLDTIFRTARTYNGYTDQPVTQADIQRIYDLLKMGPTAANQQSARFVWLLSQESKDKLADLATASNPDKIRKAPATVIIAMDLAFNEQLSWLFPHVSDAKNWFADDAMRHANAFRNSTLQGGYLLIAARALGFDTGPMSGFDNAKVDEAFFGDQPNLKSNFIATLGHGDPSTIFGRLPRPEFDQFNRIA
- a CDS encoding GNAT family N-acetyltransferase gives rise to the protein MTGTLNLTELREGGAQDLIEVSRIMEEAFDPRFGEAWTSAQCLGMLSLPGVWLVIASFDGQDVGFALARAIAGEAELLLLATRPAARRRGVAGALLRAIVAEAQARGVAQLHLEVRAGNDAVRLYRREGFEKVGERKNYYRGKMGQAFDAHTYARELR
- a CDS encoding lysophospholipid acyltransferase family protein; amino-acid sequence: MWSRVALLVLAVLSHVPMYYLWRLLRLPMPWPRWFLGRAARIAGARVVKVGTPLRRDVFYVSNHLSWIDILALGGASGTAFVAKAEIGTAPVVGWLAGMNRTVYVKRENRLGVADQINQLRDALADNWAITIFPEGTTTDGKSLLPFKTPMLRVLEPPPPGVMVQPVLLDYGDAGEEIGWIGQERGIDNARRILARKGSFELRVHFLEPFFPGDFPGRKAIAAESRRRIEAALVAALGHPLRPFRFAEEAIGYKPSPNS
- the miaB gene encoding tRNA (N6-isopentenyl adenosine(37)-C2)-methylthiotransferase MiaB, which translates into the protein MNVYDGERMGELMAAQGMTATDDANAADLVVLNTCHIRERATEKVYSDIGRLRKVAREADRPAPIIAVAGCVAQAEGAEIVARAKVDVVVGPQAYHNLPGLVAQAAAGAAAVDTDMPATAKFGVLPARRKVSPSAFLTVQEGCDKFCTYCVVPYTRGAEISRPFDAIVDEAKALVDAGAREITLLGQNVNAWDDAEGRGLHGLIRALDRVEGLHRIRYTTSHPNDMREGLIRAHAEVEKLMPYLHLPVQAGSDRILKAMNRSHSRASYLALLERVRAARPDIALSGDFIVGFPGETEADFADTLSLIDEVGYAASFSFKYSPRPGTPAAEMTDGFVPEEVMVERLQRLQAAIARDQAAFNAATFGKRCTVLIERKGKLPGQMLGKSPWLQSVHLMTDAQIGDLIEVDIVRADPNSLAGVERLRDAA
- a CDS encoding NifU family protein, which translates into the protein MLIETEATPNPATLKFLPGRTVMDAGTRDFATPEDAEASPLASALFSFGDVTGVFFGRDFISVTAGPGVDWRDLKPDVLAILLDHFSANMPLFHAGSAGFSVPPESADFGDNPEDAEIVAQIRELIDTRIRPAVANDGGDIVYRGFDAGKVYLQMQGACAGCPSSTATLKNGIEQLLKYYVPEVTEVRAI
- a CDS encoding MucR family transcriptional regulator, which encodes MDSSADIQETLITLTADIVAAHVSNNSVAVSDLPVLIQNVHGALTGLGRTVVEPEVKQEPAVSIRSSVKPDFIVCLEDGKKLKMLKRHLMTHYQLTPEQYRAKWNLPADYPMVAPNYAEQRRTLAKKIGLGTQRRKR
- a CDS encoding Fur family transcriptional regulator — encoded protein: MPRKIDLEQLCHDKGLRITEQRKVIARVLSDADDHPDVEKVYERASAIDPGISIATVYRTVRLFEEAGILDRHDFGDGRARYEPAPEAHHDHLIDVESGKVIEFVDPELELLQKQIAERLGFRLVDHRMELYGVALDRKI